The Blastomonas fulva genome contains a region encoding:
- a CDS encoding NAD-glutamate dehydrogenase encodes MAETPIAASGADAGSSVSSNATPLIDPQQHARLRAVLADAFLKGALPGENEGFDDAACSEAADFALRAMARRPSSDTVLTIESIPGQTGHRHMRLAIINDDMPFLVDSIAAAISRFGLAIDRVIHPVVALRRDADGLLSEIYTDEAPGERRESVVYLEVERADARQRKALETALMGAMADVRAAVTDWPMLQAAMAADAAAMADGEGAALLRWFLDRNMTQLAHLRYRRDGSAEAPLGIARINDQPLLAAHSFDQAFAWFESGKAAPLIIKSNFISTVHRRAPLDLVILPIWEDGRVAALSVHGGIWTSAALAAAPERVPVLRAHLKLLMDKFGFSPNGHAGKALSHALTALPHDLLIAFSLESLERVALTAMSLADRPRSKLVTVQSSLRRHLFVFAWLPRDEVSTGRREAIERMVLEASGGKTLSWSISLEDGEIALIRYVIDMRDGAAAVDDAALDSALRAMVRGWEPSVEEALIALGEDSRAAALASRYAPQFPMAYRSDCGPKEAALDIVRLRDLDSPERHGARLYRRADDAAQHLRLKLYSLTGAIPLSQTVPALENFGFDVLEEVPTALGADDSGHIHDFLLNLRGTGDAESLMLRAGAIEAAISGTLEGKAENDPFNRLIAATGLEQRAVIWLRAWYRYLRQAGLPYGIGTVVDALHDAPDIAHALIALFIARHDPAFTGDREAATQANLAAITSGLTQVSAIDDDRLLRMVRALVMAILRTNAFAPAASLAMVMKIDSAKVPGLPAPLPWREMFVYSPQVEGIHLRAGPVARGGLRWSDRRDDFRTEVLGLMKAQRVKNAVIVPTGAKGGFFPKQLPDPATDREGWLNGGKDAYKTFIRTLLSITDNIVDGKVMHPAQVVVHDGEDPYFVVAADKGTATFSDTANAIAAEFDFWLGDAFASGGSQGYDHKAMGITAKGGWVSVQRHFAEMGVDVQSDPVRVVGCGDMSGDVFGNGMLLSKSIKLVAAFDHRHIFLDPDPDAAASWAERQRMFALPRSSWDDYEKALISKGGGVFPRAMKSIPLTAEVKAMLGLEGDEIEPAALISAILRAEVDLLWFGGIGTYIKAASENNIDVGDPSNDQLRINAEQLRCKVVGEGANLGVTQAARIAFSMLGGRINTDFIDNSAGVDCSDNEVNIKIGLAAVMRAGLLDEPSRNALLASMTDDVSMLVLEDNRLQALGLSIAERAGVKALPSYIRLIEHFEEQGRLDRKVEGLADNATLKRRAQEGHGLTRPELAVVLSTAKLTLQDAIERIPLADDPTMRPELLAAFPPQMREAYGDVLMQHQLRGEIIATKLANRMINRLGLIHPFELAEEEGCTLGDVACAFIAAERLFALPAIWAEFDHAEMDEQVRLMLFDATANIVRVHIADVLRASADGLMPGAIVAALKPGVDALIAQMDNLLNAEARLQAARQAQDLVGQGASSVHAAHIVRLTGLDGAAGLANLASTSATDPMLLTQAFADLGATLGLDWTQMTAARMSPSDPWERLLVSGLARDFQQMRLDFLQRAKGSDPQDYVAGWTEANLPRIKQFRTLVDRARMDAAPSVAMLAQIASQARILLAR; translated from the coding sequence ATGGCCGAAACCCCGATTGCAGCGTCCGGTGCGGACGCGGGCTCCAGCGTATCTTCCAATGCCACCCCCCTGATCGATCCCCAGCAGCACGCCAGATTGCGCGCGGTGCTGGCCGACGCGTTCCTCAAGGGCGCGCTGCCCGGAGAGAATGAGGGATTTGACGACGCGGCGTGCAGCGAGGCGGCCGATTTCGCGCTGCGCGCGATGGCCCGTCGCCCGTCTTCCGACACCGTGCTGACGATCGAATCGATCCCCGGCCAGACCGGCCACCGCCATATGCGGCTGGCGATCATCAACGACGACATGCCGTTTCTGGTCGATTCGATTGCCGCGGCGATCTCGCGCTTCGGCCTGGCAATCGACCGGGTGATCCACCCCGTGGTCGCGCTGCGCCGCGATGCCGATGGGCTGCTCAGCGAAATCTATACCGACGAGGCTCCGGGCGAACGTCGCGAATCGGTGGTCTATCTTGAAGTCGAGCGCGCCGATGCCCGGCAGCGCAAGGCGCTGGAAACCGCGCTGATGGGCGCAATGGCGGACGTCCGCGCGGCGGTGACCGACTGGCCGATGCTGCAGGCGGCGATGGCCGCCGATGCCGCCGCGATGGCCGATGGCGAAGGCGCCGCATTGCTGCGCTGGTTCCTCGATCGCAACATGACCCAGCTGGCGCATCTGCGCTATCGCCGCGATGGCAGCGCCGAGGCGCCGCTCGGCATCGCGCGGATCAACGACCAGCCGCTGCTCGCGGCGCATTCGTTCGACCAGGCCTTTGCCTGGTTCGAAAGCGGCAAGGCCGCGCCGCTGATCATCAAGTCCAACTTCATCTCCACCGTGCACCGCCGCGCGCCGCTGGACCTCGTCATCCTTCCGATCTGGGAGGATGGCCGCGTCGCCGCGTTGTCGGTGCATGGCGGCATCTGGACCAGCGCCGCGCTTGCCGCCGCGCCCGAGCGCGTCCCCGTGCTGCGCGCGCATCTCAAGCTGCTGATGGACAAGTTCGGCTTTTCGCCCAACGGCCATGCCGGCAAGGCGCTGTCGCATGCGCTCACCGCGCTGCCGCACGACCTGCTGATCGCGTTCAGCCTCGAAAGCCTGGAGCGCGTCGCGCTCACCGCGATGTCGCTCGCCGACCGCCCCCGCTCCAAGCTGGTGACGGTGCAATCCTCGCTCAGGCGCCACCTGTTCGTGTTCGCCTGGCTGCCGCGCGACGAGGTCTCCACCGGCCGCCGCGAGGCGATCGAGCGGATGGTGCTCGAAGCATCGGGCGGCAAGACGCTGAGCTGGTCGATCTCGCTCGAGGACGGCGAGATCGCGCTGATCCGCTATGTCATCGACATGCGCGACGGGGCCGCCGCGGTCGATGACGCCGCGCTCGATTCGGCGCTGCGCGCGATGGTGCGCGGCTGGGAACCTTCGGTCGAGGAAGCGCTGATCGCGCTGGGCGAGGACAGCCGCGCCGCAGCGCTCGCCAGCCGCTATGCACCGCAGTTCCCGATGGCCTATCGCAGCGATTGCGGACCCAAGGAGGCCGCGCTCGATATCGTCCGGCTGCGCGATCTGGACAGCCCGGAGCGCCACGGCGCGCGCCTGTACCGCCGCGCCGACGATGCTGCGCAGCATCTGCGGCTCAAGCTCTACAGCCTCACCGGCGCGATTCCGCTGTCGCAGACCGTGCCCGCGCTGGAGAATTTCGGCTTCGACGTGCTGGAAGAGGTGCCCACCGCGCTGGGCGCGGACGATAGCGGCCATATCCACGATTTCCTGCTGAACCTGCGCGGGACCGGCGATGCCGAATCGCTGATGCTGCGCGCGGGCGCGATCGAGGCGGCGATTTCGGGAACGCTCGAAGGCAAGGCGGAGAACGATCCGTTCAACCGGCTGATCGCCGCCACCGGGCTTGAGCAGCGCGCGGTGATCTGGCTACGCGCCTGGTATCGCTATCTGCGCCAGGCGGGGCTGCCCTATGGCATTGGCACCGTGGTCGATGCGCTGCATGATGCGCCCGACATCGCGCATGCGCTGATCGCGCTGTTCATCGCGCGGCACGATCCGGCGTTCACCGGGGACCGCGAGGCGGCAACCCAGGCGAACCTCGCCGCGATCACAAGCGGGCTCACCCAGGTCTCCGCGATCGACGACGACCGGCTGCTGCGCATGGTGCGCGCGCTGGTGATGGCGATCCTGCGCACCAATGCCTTTGCGCCTGCCGCAAGCCTGGCGATGGTGATGAAGATCGACAGTGCCAAGGTCCCGGGCCTGCCCGCGCCCCTGCCTTGGCGCGAGATGTTCGTCTATTCGCCGCAGGTCGAGGGCATCCATCTGCGCGCCGGCCCCGTGGCGCGTGGCGGGCTGCGCTGGTCCGACCGGCGCGACGACTTCCGCACCGAGGTACTCGGCCTGATGAAGGCACAGCGCGTCAAGAACGCGGTGATCGTGCCGACCGGTGCCAAGGGCGGCTTCTTCCCCAAGCAGCTCCCCGATCCCGCGACCGACCGCGAAGGCTGGCTCAACGGCGGCAAGGACGCGTACAAGACCTTCATCCGCACATTGCTGTCGATCACCGACAACATCGTCGACGGCAAGGTGATGCACCCGGCGCAGGTCGTGGTGCATGATGGCGAGGACCCGTATTTCGTTGTCGCCGCCGACAAGGGCACCGCGACCTTCTCCGACACCGCCAATGCCATCGCCGCCGAGTTCGACTTCTGGCTGGGCGATGCGTTCGCCTCGGGCGGAAGCCAGGGCTATGACCACAAGGCGATGGGCATCACCGCCAAGGGTGGCTGGGTCTCGGTCCAGCGCCACTTTGCCGAAATGGGCGTCGATGTGCAGTCCGATCCGGTGCGCGTCGTAGGCTGCGGCGACATGTCGGGCGACGTGTTCGGCAACGGCATGCTGCTGTCGAAATCGATCAAACTGGTCGCAGCGTTCGACCATCGCCACATCTTCCTCGATCCCGACCCCGACGCAGCCGCAAGCTGGGCCGAGCGCCAGCGGATGTTCGCCCTGCCCCGGTCGAGCTGGGACGATTACGAAAAGGCGCTGATCTCCAAGGGCGGCGGCGTCTTCCCGCGTGCGATGAAATCGATCCCGCTGACCGCCGAGGTCAAGGCGATGCTGGGGCTCGAGGGCGACGAGATCGAACCGGCCGCGCTGATCTCCGCGATCCTGCGCGCCGAGGTCGATCTGCTGTGGTTCGGCGGCATCGGCACCTACATCAAGGCCGCGTCAGAGAACAACATCGACGTCGGCGATCCCTCCAACGACCAGCTTCGCATCAACGCCGAGCAGTTGCGCTGCAAGGTTGTCGGCGAAGGCGCCAACCTTGGCGTCACCCAGGCCGCGCGCATCGCCTTCTCGATGCTGGGCGGACGGATCAACACCGATTTCATCGACAATTCCGCGGGCGTCGATTGCTCGGACAACGAGGTCAACATCAAGATCGGCCTCGCTGCTGTCATGCGCGCCGGGCTGCTCGACGAGCCTTCGCGCAACGCGCTGCTTGCCTCGATGACCGACGATGTCTCGATGCTGGTGCTCGAGGACAACCGACTGCAGGCGCTGGGTCTCTCCATCGCCGAGCGTGCCGGGGTCAAGGCCCTGCCCTCGTATATCCGGCTGATCGAGCATTTCGAGGAACAGGGCCGGCTCGACCGCAAGGTCGAGGGCCTGGCCGACAATGCCACGCTCAAGCGCCGCGCGCAGGAGGGCCATGGCCTCACCCGGCCCGAGCTCGCCGTCGTGCTCTCCACCGCCAAGCTGACGCTGCAGGACGCAATCGAGCGCATTCCGCTCGCCGATGATCCCACGATGCGGCCCGAGCTGCTCGCCGCCTTCCCGCCGCAGATGCGCGAGGCCTATGGCGATGTTCTGATGCAGCACCAGCTGCGCGGCGAGATCATCGCCACCAAGCTGGCCAACCGCATGATCAACCGGCTGGGGCTGATCCACCCGTTCGAGCTGGCCGAGGAGGAAGGCTGCACGCTGGGCGATGTCGCCTGCGCCTTCATCGCGGCCGAACGGCTGTTCGCGCTGCCTGCGATCTGGGCCGAGTTCGACCATGCCGAGATGGACGAGCAGGTTCGCCTGATGCTGTTCGATGCCACCGCCAACATCGTGCGGGTCCACATCGCGGATGTGCTGCGCGCCAGCGCCGACGGCCTGATGCCCGGCGCGATCGTCGCCGCGCTCAAGCCCGGGGTGGATGCGCTGATCGCGCAGATGGACAATCTGCTCAATGCCGAAGCGCGGCTGCAGGCGGCGCGTCAGGCGCAGGATCTGGTCGGCCAGGGCGCATCCTCCGTCCACGCCGCGCACATCGTGCGGCTGACCGGGCTGGACGGCGCGGCGGGGCTTGCCAATCTGGCCAGCACCAGCGCCACCGACCCGATGCTGCTCACCCAGGCCTTTGCCGATCTGGGCGCGACGTTGGGGCTCGACTGGACGCAGATGACCGCCGCGCGCATGTCGCCCAGCGATCCTTGGGAGCGGCTGCTGGTCTCGGGCCTCGCGCGCGATTTCCAGCAGATGCGGCTCGATTTCCTCCAGCGCGCCAAGGGCAGCGATCCGCAGGATTATGTCGCAGGCTGGACCGAGGCCAACCTGCCCCGCATCAAGCAGTTCCGCACCCTGGTCGACCGCGCCCGCATGGACGCCGCCCCCAGCGTCGCCATGCTGGCCCAGATCGCCAGCCAGGCGCGGATCCTGCTGGCTCGGTAG
- the typA gene encoding translational GTPase TypA produces the protein MSLRNIAIIAHVDHGKTTLVDQLFRQSGTFRDNQRVEERAMDSNDLEKERGITILAKCTSIEWDDQQGNLTRVNIVDTPGHADFGGEVERILSMVDGVILLVDAAEGAMPQTKFVTGKALALGLKPIVVVNKIDRPDGRPQEVLDEVFDLFVSLEANDEQLDFPVLFASGRNGYCGDTPEVREGTLEPLFKKIVEHVPAPSADPDGPFKFLVTLLDRDNFLGRILTGLVFSGSVKTNQQIHALDPDGNIVETGRASKIMAFRGLERVPVDVANAGDIISIAGLTTATVANTICEPTVTEPLHAQPIDPPTLSMRFAVNDSPFAGREGTKVTSRMIRDRLMREAESNVAIKITESADKDSFEVAGRGELQLGVLIETMRREGFELGISRPRVLFGEDESGSRTEPYETVVIDVDDEHSGTVVEKMAQRKAEMTDMRPSGGGKTRITFSAPSRGLIGYHGEFLSDTRGTGIMNRLFEKYGPYKGQITGRQLGVLISNGTGDTVGYALNALEERGVLFLGSGVPVYEGMIIGENAKPDDLEVNPMKSKQLTNFRSTGKDDAIRLTPPRMMSLEQAIAYIDDDEMVEVTPKNIRLRKRFLDPNERKKQSRKKEAA, from the coding sequence ATGTCCCTTCGCAATATCGCCATCATCGCGCACGTCGATCATGGCAAGACCACCCTTGTTGACCAGCTTTTCCGCCAATCGGGCACCTTCCGCGACAACCAGCGCGTCGAAGAGCGCGCGATGGATTCGAACGATCTCGAAAAAGAACGCGGCATCACCATTCTGGCCAAGTGCACCTCGATCGAATGGGACGACCAGCAGGGCAACCTGACCCGCGTCAACATCGTCGATACCCCGGGCCACGCCGATTTCGGCGGCGAAGTGGAACGCATCCTCTCGATGGTCGATGGCGTGATCCTGCTCGTCGACGCTGCCGAAGGCGCGATGCCGCAGACCAAGTTCGTCACCGGCAAGGCGCTGGCTCTGGGCCTCAAGCCCATCGTCGTCGTCAACAAGATCGACCGTCCCGATGGCCGCCCGCAGGAAGTGCTCGACGAAGTGTTCGACCTGTTCGTGTCATTGGAAGCCAATGACGAGCAGCTCGATTTCCCCGTGCTGTTCGCCTCGGGCCGCAACGGCTATTGCGGCGACACGCCCGAAGTGCGCGAAGGCACGCTCGAGCCCTTGTTCAAGAAGATCGTCGAGCATGTCCCCGCACCGTCGGCGGATCCCGATGGTCCGTTCAAGTTCCTCGTCACCTTGCTCGACCGCGACAACTTCCTTGGCCGTATCCTCACCGGTCTGGTGTTCTCGGGCTCGGTCAAGACCAACCAGCAGATCCACGCGCTCGATCCCGATGGCAACATCGTCGAGACCGGTCGTGCATCCAAGATCATGGCGTTCCGCGGTCTTGAGCGCGTTCCCGTCGACGTCGCCAATGCCGGCGACATCATCTCGATCGCGGGTCTGACCACCGCGACGGTTGCCAACACCATCTGCGAGCCGACCGTGACCGAGCCGCTGCACGCGCAGCCGATCGATCCGCCGACCCTGTCGATGCGCTTTGCGGTGAACGACAGCCCGTTTGCGGGCCGCGAGGGCACCAAGGTGACCAGCCGCATGATCCGTGATCGCCTGATGCGCGAAGCCGAATCGAACGTCGCGATCAAGATCACCGAATCGGCGGACAAGGACAGCTTCGAGGTTGCCGGTCGCGGCGAACTGCAGCTGGGCGTGCTCATCGAGACGATGCGCCGCGAAGGCTTCGAGCTCGGCATCTCGCGTCCGCGCGTGCTGTTCGGCGAAGACGAAAGCGGATCGCGCACCGAGCCTTACGAAACCGTCGTCATCGACGTGGATGACGAGCATTCGGGCACGGTCGTCGAGAAGATGGCGCAGCGCAAGGCCGAGATGACCGACATGCGTCCCTCGGGTGGCGGCAAGACCCGCATCACCTTCAGCGCACCCTCGCGCGGCCTGATCGGCTATCACGGCGAGTTCCTGTCGGACACCCGCGGCACCGGCATCATGAACCGGCTGTTCGAAAAGTATGGTCCCTACAAGGGCCAGATCACCGGTCGCCAGCTCGGCGTGCTGATCTCGAACGGCACCGGCGACACCGTGGGCTATGCGCTCAACGCTCTGGAAGAGCGCGGCGTGCTGTTCCTCGGATCGGGCGTGCCGGTCTATGAAGGCATGATCATCGGCGAGAACGCCAAGCCCGATGACCTTGAAGTCAACCCGATGAAGTCGAAGCAGCTGACTAACTTCCGTTCGACCGGCAAGGACGACGCCATCCGCCTCACTCCGCCGCGCATGATGAGCCTGGAACAGGCCATCGCGTACATCGACGACGATGAAATGGTGGAAGTGACCCCCAAGAACATCCGTCTGCGCAAGCGCTTCCTCGATCCGAACGAGCGCAAGAAGCAGAGCCGGAAGAAGGAAGCCGCGTAA
- a CDS encoding PAS domain-containing protein, whose translation MDTLRGYRDGMNGHDDADDALSASAAAETDDEALMDPPQSFGSDERRMHVRAYNYWAKLLGNRVFPSIEDLDPENIEDFGPNSVLLDFTSGIENPAIPFIGKALRDECNLDDAVAYLDEVPGRSLLSRITDHYMQILANQAPIGFEAEYINDRGSTIMYRGILLPFSTDDDSIDFVYGVINWKELADKTLTEELILQIDEAVKQAPRKPALPVWEDDPAQSLAPGELDLGAFEEPLPLDGYTLFADLDDGLAEVGFGGSADAQIANAFPAVDMPGGDAALADLLDYARAHVEAALATEERSRSSLYAAIGRAYDFAIAARGRPDDYAELLSESGLSAQARAPMTPLVKLVFGAQYDKTRLAEYACVLSHAMRRDIPRGGLAEMLAQQPGGLKAIVQQERKARRAKDDGTGDAGRKLETRQRLRSSAPTPLAALDIGDAEFVVLVARRDEAGALGIVGMVGEDDPLADKVMRRVAR comes from the coding sequence ATGGATACTCTGCGCGGATATCGCGATGGCATGAACGGCCATGACGACGCAGACGACGCACTGTCTGCGTCGGCAGCCGCCGAAACCGATGACGAAGCGCTGATGGACCCGCCCCAGTCCTTTGGCAGCGATGAGCGGCGCATGCATGTGCGTGCCTATAACTATTGGGCCAAGCTGCTGGGAAACCGCGTATTTCCGTCGATCGAGGATCTTGATCCGGAGAATATCGAGGACTTCGGTCCCAACAGCGTGCTGCTCGATTTCACTTCCGGAATCGAAAATCCCGCCATCCCGTTCATTGGCAAGGCGCTTCGTGACGAGTGCAATCTCGACGATGCCGTCGCCTATCTCGACGAGGTCCCCGGCCGCTCGCTGCTTTCGCGAATCACCGACCATTACATGCAGATCCTGGCCAACCAGGCGCCGATCGGGTTCGAGGCGGAATATATCAACGATCGTGGCTCGACGATCATGTACCGCGGCATCCTGCTGCCCTTTTCCACCGACGATGACAGCATCGACTTTGTCTATGGCGTGATCAACTGGAAGGAACTGGCAGACAAGACGCTGACCGAAGAGCTGATCCTGCAGATCGACGAAGCGGTCAAGCAGGCGCCGCGCAAGCCCGCGCTGCCGGTGTGGGAGGACGATCCCGCGCAGAGCCTCGCCCCGGGCGAACTGGACCTGGGCGCGTTCGAAGAGCCGCTGCCGCTCGATGGCTACACGCTGTTTGCCGATCTGGACGATGGCCTGGCCGAGGTCGGCTTTGGCGGCTCGGCAGATGCGCAGATCGCCAATGCCTTCCCCGCGGTCGACATGCCCGGCGGCGATGCGGCGCTTGCCGATCTGCTGGACTATGCCCGCGCGCATGTCGAGGCGGCTCTGGCCACCGAGGAACGCTCGCGCAGCTCGCTATATGCCGCGATCGGCCGTGCCTATGACTTTGCCATCGCCGCGCGCGGTCGTCCGGACGATTATGCCGAACTGCTCAGCGAAAGCGGACTTTCCGCCCAGGCGCGCGCGCCGATGACCCCGCTGGTCAAGCTGGTCTTCGGTGCGCAGTACGACAAGACGCGGCTGGCCGAATATGCCTGCGTCCTCAGCCATGCGATGCGCCGCGATATTCCGCGCGGCGGCCTTGCCGAGATGCTGGCGCAGCAGCCCGGCGGTCTCAAGGCGATCGTGCAGCAGGAACGCAAGGCGCGCCGCGCCAAGGACGACGGCACAGGCGATGCCGGCCGCAAGCTGGAAACCCGCCAGCGGCTGCGCTCCAGTGCGCCGACGCCGCTCGCCGCGCTGGATATCGGCGATGCGGAGTTCGTTGTGCTGGTGGCTCGGCGCGACGAGGCCGGCGCGCTGGGCATCGTCGGGATGGTGGGCGAGGACGACCCGCTGGCCGACAAGGTGATGCGCCGCGTCGCCCGATAG
- a CDS encoding tyrosine-type recombinase/integrase: MSLKAAEIKGFQPIDTVYRKSDDKGLYLEIRPNGSKHWFVKYRIHGSEKRLSLGSWPEVSLADARERRDDVRKKIRAGDDPLHSRKMEKIRARLSADNSFQSVAEDLIAVRFVASQKAAATIEKARWYLSHLTPTIGPRPIDAVEPAELLAVLKKIEKAGKRETAVRTRAFASRVFRHGVAMALCKHDPAAMLGGALATPIVTHRAALLEPHQLGQVLRAIDEYAGGMVVKFAMQLLPHVFLRPGELRYGKWPEVDFDESVWRVPAERTKLRRPHSVPLSRQSLKLLKALREHTGWREYMFPAQSSLQKPMCENAMNAAYRRMGFGKDVVTSHGFRATASTLLNESGKWHPDAIERALAHGHSNAVRGAYARGQHWDERVAMAQWWSDYLDQISVGAEVVPIIKSASR; the protein is encoded by the coding sequence ATGTCCCTCAAAGCCGCAGAAATCAAAGGGTTTCAGCCGATTGATACCGTCTACCGCAAATCCGACGATAAAGGCCTCTATCTTGAGATTCGGCCGAACGGTTCGAAGCACTGGTTCGTGAAATACAGGATCCACGGATCCGAAAAGAGGTTGTCGCTTGGAAGCTGGCCTGAGGTGTCGCTAGCCGACGCACGCGAGCGCCGTGACGATGTCCGCAAAAAGATCAGGGCAGGCGATGATCCGCTGCATTCCCGCAAAATGGAGAAGATCAGGGCGCGCCTTTCGGCTGACAACAGCTTTCAGTCGGTTGCAGAGGACCTGATTGCAGTTCGGTTTGTTGCCAGCCAAAAGGCTGCGGCCACCATCGAGAAAGCACGCTGGTATCTCTCGCATCTTACGCCAACCATCGGTCCTCGTCCTATCGACGCGGTTGAGCCCGCAGAGCTGTTAGCTGTGCTCAAAAAGATCGAAAAGGCGGGCAAGCGCGAAACGGCGGTACGTACCAGGGCCTTCGCCAGCCGCGTTTTTCGGCACGGTGTCGCGATGGCATTATGCAAGCATGATCCGGCAGCAATGCTTGGTGGTGCACTGGCCACGCCAATTGTCACGCATCGTGCCGCACTGCTTGAGCCTCACCAACTCGGACAGGTACTTCGCGCTATCGATGAATATGCTGGCGGGATGGTCGTGAAGTTTGCGATGCAGCTTCTGCCGCACGTGTTCCTCCGTCCCGGTGAGTTACGATATGGCAAATGGCCCGAGGTCGACTTTGACGAGTCAGTCTGGCGCGTTCCTGCGGAGCGAACCAAGCTGCGTCGGCCGCACAGCGTACCGCTGTCACGGCAATCTCTTAAACTGCTCAAGGCGCTTCGCGAGCATACTGGCTGGCGAGAGTACATGTTCCCTGCCCAAAGCTCGCTCCAGAAACCGATGTGTGAGAATGCCATGAATGCCGCTTACCGCCGAATGGGGTTCGGGAAGGATGTGGTGACCTCCCACGGCTTCAGGGCAACGGCGAGCACGTTGTTGAACGAAAGCGGGAAATGGCATCCTGATGCAATCGAGCGGGCTCTTGCCCATGGACACAGCAATGCTGTTCGAGGTGCCTATGCCCGTGGACAGCACTGGGATGAGCGTGTTGCGATGGCTCAATGGTGGAGCGATTACCTGGATCAGATTTCTGTCGGTGCAGAGGTCGTTCCAATCATCAAAAGCGCAAGCCGCTGA
- a CDS encoding Hsp70 family protein, producing MIVGIDLGTTNSAAAIWRDGEAVLVPNSLGDYLTPSAVALAEDASIISGLAARERQVNEPSMARTLFKRAMGTSAPLHLGQVEFSAEELSATILRSLKEDVEHFTGERVDKAVITVPAYFNDKQRKATRRAGELAGFSVERLINEPTAAALAYGIHELGVEEPFLVFDLGGGTFDVSVVEIFDGVIEVRSSAGDNRLGGEDFNGVLMAIVAERIPTLNWEVSGDAALHAVLRDAAERARRKLSESDMATFSLVWNDERHIVDVTSADFEQRCEPLLARLREPVIRSLRDGRTKVEDLSEIVMVGGATRMPVIRKAATRMFGRFPATQVHPDHAVALGAAIQGALKGKMADLEEIRLTDVCPFTLGVATTERLPNGTFKHGVFAPIIERNTVIPASRVETFVTVQNGQRRLELEIYQGESRAVEENILLGKLDVPVPSQRAGEVSVDCRFTYDASGLLEVDVTVPTTGIARQIVILGDDHEEDAEAFAKRRERLARLKVHPREDGLNAALLARARRCYEGFLGDQRAHVGSLLLLLEGALAGQDPHDIADAREEVKRILDDLEGERFL from the coding sequence GTGATCGTTGGCATAGATCTTGGTACCACCAATAGCGCTGCCGCGATCTGGAGGGATGGCGAAGCCGTCCTCGTGCCCAATAGCTTGGGAGACTATCTCACCCCATCCGCGGTCGCCTTGGCGGAGGATGCGAGCATCATCTCGGGGCTGGCGGCGAGGGAGCGTCAGGTGAACGAACCGTCGATGGCGCGAACATTATTTAAGCGCGCCATGGGAACGTCGGCACCGCTCCACCTGGGACAGGTGGAGTTCTCAGCCGAGGAACTGTCCGCTACGATCCTCCGCAGCCTAAAGGAGGACGTGGAACACTTCACCGGCGAGCGGGTGGACAAGGCCGTTATTACCGTTCCTGCGTATTTCAACGATAAGCAGCGGAAAGCGACCCGGCGAGCGGGGGAGCTGGCGGGTTTCTCAGTCGAAAGACTGATCAATGAGCCGACCGCCGCTGCCTTGGCCTATGGGATTCATGAGCTTGGCGTCGAGGAGCCGTTCTTGGTCTTCGACCTTGGGGGCGGCACGTTCGACGTTTCGGTGGTCGAGATCTTTGACGGAGTGATCGAGGTTCGATCGTCAGCTGGCGACAACCGATTGGGAGGCGAGGATTTTAACGGTGTGCTGATGGCCATTGTGGCGGAGCGCATACCCACTCTCAATTGGGAAGTCAGTGGCGACGCGGCGCTTCACGCTGTGCTGAGAGACGCTGCCGAACGTGCCCGGCGCAAGCTCAGCGAAAGCGACATGGCCACGTTTTCGCTGGTCTGGAACGATGAAAGACACATCGTGGATGTCACCAGCGCCGACTTTGAGCAGCGATGCGAGCCACTGTTGGCTCGTTTACGCGAGCCCGTGATCCGTTCGCTTAGGGACGGCCGCACCAAGGTTGAAGACCTCAGCGAAATCGTGATGGTCGGCGGGGCGACGCGTATGCCAGTGATCAGAAAGGCAGCCACCCGCATGTTTGGGCGGTTCCCGGCGACTCAAGTGCACCCCGACCATGCGGTAGCGCTCGGGGCCGCTATCCAAGGAGCGCTCAAGGGCAAGATGGCCGATCTGGAAGAGATTCGCCTGACTGATGTCTGCCCCTTCACACTAGGGGTCGCGACGACGGAACGCCTTCCGAACGGCACGTTCAAGCATGGCGTGTTCGCCCCTATCATCGAGCGGAACACGGTTATTCCGGCAAGCCGCGTCGAAACATTCGTGACCGTACAGAATGGACAACGCCGCCTCGAACTTGAAATCTACCAAGGCGAATCGCGCGCGGTGGAGGAGAATATTTTACTCGGCAAACTGGACGTGCCAGTGCCGTCGCAGCGCGCGGGCGAGGTCAGTGTGGATTGCCGCTTCACCTACGATGCCAGCGGGCTCCTGGAAGTCGACGTGACGGTTCCCACGACCGGAATTGCCCGGCAGATCGTCATTCTGGGGGACGACCACGAGGAAGATGCCGAAGCGTTCGCGAAGCGACGCGAGCGGCTTGCCCGCCTCAAGGTACATCCTCGCGAAGATGGCCTGAACGCGGCGCTACTGGCGCGCGCCCGCCGCTGTTACGAAGGATTCCTGGGAGATCAGCGGGCGCATGTGGGGTCGCTGTTGCTGCTTTTGGAAGGAGCCCTCGCGGGACAGGATCCGCACGACATTGCCGACGCCCGGGAAGAAGTGAAGCGCATATTGGACGACCTCGAAGGCGAGCGGTTTCTGTGA